The Actinomyces sp. oral taxon 414 genome has a segment encoding these proteins:
- a CDS encoding segregation and condensation protein A yields the protein MPARAPGAGRGPHAEADTGDEDAGPGGPGRLPGFTVALPQFEGPFDLLLALIARRRLDVTELALAEVTDEFIAHMRADWNLGRASEFLVVAATLLALKAHRLLPHDPDEADEDMELLEARDLLFARLLQYRAYKRAAARLRELAASAARTHPRTTAPPPEIAALLPRLVAAVGPQDLARIAAEVLSRPAEAGVQTVHLHQAVPVGEQMNLLALRLRRHGRLPFSRLIADAGRTAVVVARFLALLLLHRQGDVDLDQDEPMGEITVTWCGGQGQGAGMMSPDVEEEFA from the coding sequence ATGCCGGCCCGGGCGCCCGGCGCCGGGCGGGGCCCCCACGCCGAGGCCGACACCGGGGACGAGGACGCCGGGCCGGGCGGGCCGGGCCGCCTCCCCGGCTTTACCGTGGCCCTGCCCCAGTTCGAAGGGCCCTTCGACCTGCTGCTGGCGCTCATCGCCCGCCGCCGCCTGGACGTGACCGAACTCGCCCTGGCGGAGGTCACCGACGAGTTCATCGCCCACATGCGCGCCGACTGGAACCTGGGGCGCGCCAGCGAATTCCTCGTCGTGGCGGCCACGCTGCTGGCCCTCAAGGCCCACCGGCTCCTGCCCCACGACCCCGACGAGGCCGACGAGGACATGGAACTCCTCGAGGCCCGCGACCTGCTCTTCGCCCGGCTCCTGCAATACCGCGCCTACAAGCGGGCCGCCGCGCGACTGCGGGAACTGGCCGCCTCCGCCGCCCGGACCCACCCGCGCACCACCGCCCCGCCCCCCGAGATCGCCGCCCTCCTGCCCCGGCTCGTGGCCGCCGTCGGCCCCCAGGACCTGGCCCGCATCGCCGCCGAAGTCCTTTCCCGCCCGGCCGAGGCGGGAGTGCAGACGGTCCACCTCCACCAGGCCGTGCCCGTGGGCGAACAGATGAACCTGCTGGCGCTGCGGCTGCGCCGCCACGGCCGCCTGCCCTTCAGCCGACTGATCGCCGACGCCGGGCGCACCGCCGTAGTCGTCGCCCGCTTCCTGGCCCTGCTCCTGCTGCACCGCCAGGGCGACGTCGACCTCGACCAGGACGAGCCAATGGGCGAGATCACCGTCACCTGGTGCGGCGGACAGGGGCAGGGCGCGGGCATGATGTCCCCCGACGTGGAGGAGGAGTTCGCATGA
- the scpB gene encoding SMC-Scp complex subunit ScpB has translation MTTAPPRQGQISAVPETQLRAAAEAVLVVADGPVTDAALAEALGVNETRAGDLLESLAAEYAGDGGSPARGFVLRRAAGGWRLASAPAFHDLIERFVIGGATSRLSQAALETLAVIAYRQPVTRGRIAAIRGVSVDGVVRTLCARGLIAEAGAEPSGALLYRTTDEFLEYLGLDRLDDLPPLAPYLPEASALGEIENEMTGRIR, from the coding sequence ATGACCACCGCCCCGCCCCGCCAGGGCCAGATCAGCGCCGTGCCCGAGACGCAGCTGCGGGCCGCCGCCGAGGCGGTGCTCGTCGTCGCCGACGGGCCCGTCACCGACGCGGCCCTGGCCGAGGCGCTGGGCGTGAACGAGACCCGGGCGGGCGACCTGCTCGAATCCCTGGCGGCCGAATACGCCGGAGACGGGGGGAGCCCGGCCCGCGGCTTCGTCCTGCGCCGGGCCGCCGGGGGCTGGCGACTGGCCTCGGCCCCCGCCTTCCACGACCTGATCGAGCGCTTCGTCATCGGCGGGGCGACCTCCCGCCTGTCCCAGGCGGCGCTGGAGACCCTGGCCGTCATCGCCTACCGCCAACCCGTCACACGCGGACGCATCGCCGCCATCCGCGGCGTGAGCGTCGACGGCGTCGTGCGCACCCTGTGCGCGCGCGGCCTCATCGCGGAGGCCGGCGCCGAGCCCAGCGGCGCCCTGCTGTACCGCACGACCGACGAATTCCTGGAATACCTGGGCCTGGACCGCCTCGACGACCTGCCCCCGCTGGCCCCCTACCTCCCCGAGGCCTCCGCCCTGGGGGAGATCGAGAACGAGATGACCGGGAGGATCCGATGA